In Besnoitia besnoiti strain Bb-Ger1 chromosome IX, whole genome shotgun sequence, a single genomic region encodes these proteins:
- a CDS encoding hypothetical protein (encoded by transcript BESB_012650), translated as MQQFQQMEQEGTSGLLLQPVSTGFVRFLLLLSRWPWVRGSCAPPRAFRRSLAAALKDIRVERFSVSWLASGKRAAAAGQEEGEDDGEKTQTKKLYVGHLGSMYTTVWGGAFSGRLTLTPEILFWLRQLGPFQPLRLAADLSPRSHERKAARAAIDQKRHSLLQGEDRSGLYYALPGFAESDVTLGGEGENKRKNEKTLSVSAYSASLLAGDGDGMQVHTDADSTESESEAQFRQALAAARKRQPGGCVSHSSAAASGRGRLPRLEKDAASGGRGASQDLDLAKGFAYLGGGFTHLNTSWSYVPPKRRLTFLPSAGLHADSCRAEKQDEESKGGKESRKRHSVALNQGDAEAGARSAKVDGDGTEDGACSGVASSAWVVENSSSDESVRAFISDDAVYRRRFRSWRKRQRKAGGRVFLLSRSVRAAESAAALGTGSGDSPVDDAWQGHILDEFLRRMGSGMSLSRYTQLANAAAAGASTLASASRRKFGTRSRKRPLSAADASKFSPESLISSEQASAMHDLKHLQPRPVWGGTGASFAGSPESSVFSLVSEPKKICRLRRKPRVRAVEPAWDLQSPSASLNALERGRAANGGSSRAVDSKHAPEFPFGMVAKGVWGGSPGAHAGSSTLKGREVQLICVDESEVHKRLGKTKLYQQVLHGMEDKLMARREFYVVVDEQSRELRVVPAGRLVFFLTETPRQRQEQFLSRLFADLRRRSRGTFLQSLLTKRRNARNILLMNAMIWQNQLKHVNKARLCLLLGGYWRDAAFAAANGSLTEQQLLQDFLSVNGAWLSDLVEKSAGASGESSGNHQGSKQNSARRLIEAISRRWSVEDRSRRSATEEGSWQAFQRDTPAVKAAAASMHLPPAVLEKIDEAAEDAAVVARAAVTAADRRTKEIVKRNLLPGLLLRYIQRIFPLFVRVYLTARCTFALQRREEQSFTRRMRQVENTGAKGGGAAAASAAGGFSANVLRGQYDVFTAGVSSTSPMGDLEKAEAGTTMESRLKAMLPPFNASATSPVELFDVGNLLPLHLVQIAEEGSSSFSASPFVLLVKGGSRASQVDVVAMEESWGRFAVDYARHVGQERRNRQGEGNGGPLLSTLSVDDCARLTKVLRALVVLYSRQNKTFFGAKGLGNALRVYLGRASDDTAGPNFDVLPLPVSQWIARTFLQQDEQEQLFLSQEKKTKLLATVLWLCVASSSNWTFDFEGLLVHEWNGRYGGHFEGCASLIGLKRTGNDSKPREYRLELPCPLTTGEAIEASQRAQIVAPIHSLLGHDKKKRSTR; from the exons atgcAGCAGTTCCAGCAGATGGAGCAGGAAGGCACCTCAGGGCTTCTGCTCCAACCCGTGTCGACAGGCTTTGTGCGGTTCCTCCTCCTACTGAGTCGCTGGCCGTGGGTCCGCGGCTCGTGCGCACCTCCGCGAGCGTTTCGACGAAGTCTAGCTGCTGCGCTCAAAGACATCCGTGTCGAGCGGTTCAGTGTCTCCTGGCTCGCGTCCGGGAAgagagcggccgctgcaggccaggaggagggcgaggatgacggcgaaaagacgcagacgaagaagctcTACGTCG GTCACTTGGGCTCCATGTACACGACCGTCTGGGGCGGGGCGTTCAGTGGCCGCTTGACACTGACGCCGGAGATTCTCTTTTGGCTGCGGCAGCTAGGCCCCTTccagcctctgcgtctcgcggcggATCTGTCGCCTCGAAGTCacgagaggaaggcagcccgcgcggcgaTCGACCAGAAACGCCACAGTCTCCTTCAAGGAGAGGACCGAAGCGGCCTCTACTACGCTCTTCCCGGTTTTGCAGAGTCTGATGTGACTCtcggaggagaaggagagaacaAGCGCAAAAACGAAAAGACCCTCTCCGTTAGTGCCTAcagcgcctctcttctcgctg GTGACGGCGACGGCATGCAGGTGCACACTGACGCAGACAGCACCGAGTCCGAGAGCGAGGCTCAGTTCCGGCAGGCGttggccgcggcgcgcaagcGCCAACCTGGCGGATGCGTCTCTCattcgtctgcggcggcatctggccgcgggcgtcttcCAAGACTGGAGAAAGACGCGGCgtccggcggccgcggagcttcGCAGGACCTCGATCTCGCAAAGGGCTTCGCGTATCTCGGTGGAGGATTCACGCACCTCAACACGTCTTGGTCCTACGTGCCCCCGAAACGCCGTCTAACCTTCCTCCCTTCTGCAGGCCTTCACGCCGACTCCTGTCGCGCCGAAAAgcaagacgaggagagcaaAGGCGGGAAAGAAAGTCGCAAACGTCACTCGGTGGCTCTGAaccagggcgacgcggaggcaggagCCCGATCAGCCAAAGTGGACGGAGACGGCACAGAGGacggcgcgtgcagcggcgtcgcttcttcggcgtgGGTAGTCGagaacagcagcagcgacgaatCTGTCCGCGCCTTCATCAGCGACGATGCAGTCTACAG ACGGCGATTCCGCTCCTGGCGCAAGCGGCAAAGGAAAGCAGGCGGAAGGGTTTTTTTGCTTTCCCGGTCTGTGCGTGCGGCGgagtcggcggccgcgctggggACAGGCTCAGGTGATAGTCCTGTCGACGACGCGTGGCAAGGTCACATATTGGACGAGTTTTTGAGGCGAATGGGCTCGGGGATGTCCCTCTCACGGTACACGCAGCTAGCGaatgcggctgcagcgggcgcgtcgaCTCTCGCCTCAGCGAGCCGTCGAAAGTTTGGCACCCGTTCTCGAAAGCgacctctctctgcagcggacgCGTCCAAGTTCTCGCCTGAGTCGCTGATCTCTTCGGAGCAAGCGTCCGCCATGCACGACTTGAAGCACCTTCAGCCGCGCCCCGTGTGGGGCGGCACGGGCGCCTCGTTTGCTGGCTCGCCTGAGTCGTCGGTCTTCAGCCTTGTCTCTGAACCGAAGAAAATCTGCCGCCTGAGGAGGAAACCTCGGGTGCGCGCAGTCGAACCGGCGTGGGATCTACAGTCTCCGTCAGCCTCTCTAAACGCGTTAGAGCGTGGCAGGGCTGCGAACGGCGGCTCGTCACGAGCTGTAGACTCTAAACATGCTCCCGAGTTCCCGTTCGGTATGGTTGCGAAGGGAGTGTGGGGAGGCTCTCCAGGGGCTCACGCTGGGTCGAGCACTTTGAAAGGCCGAGAAGTTCAGTTGATCTGCGTAGATGAGTCAGAGGTGCACAAGCGGCTTGGAAAGACGAAGCTCTACCAGCAGGTCTTGCACGGAATGGAAGATAAGCTCATGGCCAG GCGCGAATTCTACGTGGTGGTCGACGAGCAGAGTCGGGAGCTTCGCGTGGTCCCTGCCGGtcgtctcgtcttctttttgacagagacaccgcgacagagacaggagCAGTTC CTTTCGCGTCTCTTTGCggatctgcggcggcgctctaGAGGCACATTCCTGCAAAGTCTGCTGACCAAGCGTAGAAACGCAAGGAACATTCTCCTCATGAACGCGATGATCTGGCAAAATCAACTCAAACATGTCAACAAG GCTCGCCTGTGCCTCTTGCTCGGCGGCTACTGGCGTgacgccgccttcgctgccgctAATGGTTCTCTGACAGAGCAGCAGCTTCTACAGGATTTCCTCTCCGTTAACGGCGCGTGGCTATCCGACCTCGTAGAAAagtcggcgggcgcgtcaGGCGAGTCTTCAGGAAATCATCAGGGCTCCAAGCAGAACTCGGCTAGGCGGCTCATCGAAGCTATTAGCCGAAGGTGGTCAGTGGAGgaccgcagcaggcgctcaGCGACTGAAGAAGGGTCGTGGCAGGCATTCCAGCGCGACACGCCAGCAGTcaaggcagccgccgccagcaTGCACCTTCCTCCTGCTGTCCTTGAGAAGATCGACGAAGCTGCCGAAGACGCTGCAGTCGTCGCTAGAGCCGCCGTCACTGCTGCGGATCGCCGAACGAAGGAGAT AGTCAAACGAAACCTTTTACCAGGGCTGTTGCTTCGATACATTCAGCGCATCTTCCCCCTGTTCGT GCGGGTGTACTTGACCGCCCGCTGCACATTCGCcttgcagaggagagaggagcaATCGTTCACccgacgcatgcgccaggTGGAGAATACAGGAGCT AAGGGAGGcggggctgccgcggctagcgccgctggaggcttCTCGGCAAACGTTCTGCGCGGACAGTACGATGTCTTCACGGCTGGAGTTTCTAG CACGTCCCCCATGGGAGATctggagaaggcggaagcggGCACGACAATGGAAAGCCGTTTGAAGGCGATGTTGCCGCCTTTCAACGCGTCAGCCACCAGCCCGGTAGAGCTCTTTGACGTCGGCAAccttcttccgcttcacCTGGTGCAAATTGCGGAGGAGGGAAGCAGttctttctccgcgtctccgtttGTGCTGCTGGTGAagggaggcagccgcgccagtCAAGTCGACGTCGTTGCGATGGAAGAATC CTGGGGCCGGTTCGCGGTGGACTACGCGCGTCACGTCGGTCAAGAGCGTCGCAATCGCCAAGGCGAAGGAAACGGAGGTCCTCTTCTGTCCACGCTATCTGTCGACGATTGCGCACGGCTGACGAAGGTTCTCCGTGCCCTCGTAGTGTTATACAGTCGGCAGAACAAGACTTTCTTCGGCGCAAAGGGG CTTGGCAACGCGTTGCGTGTCTACCTGGGTCGCGCGTCAGATGATACCGCCGGACCCAACTTTGACGTTCTGCCGCTGCCAGTCTCGCAGTGGATTGCGCGCACATTTTTGCAGCAAGATGAACAGGAACAACTGTTCCTCTCGCAAGAAAAGAAGACCAA GCTTCTGGCAACCGTCCTATGGCTGTGTGTGGCCTCTTCGTCTAACTGGACATTCGACTTCGAAGGCCTGCTGGTGCATGAGTGGAATGGTCGTTACGGAGGACA
- a CDS encoding hypothetical protein (encoded by transcript BESB_012660): MSTPSASRKKAGAGRPEGAANQHARASSTASPASARSTGGLAESSATGEYEELVAGLLPPQVRFAAGTFDFNQDLQSQQFVEHQAQNAQGSRMLASEWVPTLHALQRFALEGVGSGSASSFADRVLSAWLNLPPPTSQKSADVEKEGEAPKDEKNDAREVAERHLFSKCLQALEEDLAALAGDEGEGDARSTAAAEGGKSKTSTSRVLAQLQKARLFQRGGRLFTSLNADEDAIYTSSDDEVSAVAGDAKDASGLFPKEPSRHDASVLPLRHALRSLRRVQRRRMQAEHLLLQWQGSDGDLAGLQTVLSLWAKDGIYSVAAGVATEAERSAASGGVGGAGVTGDAANSRDWAHAAEELRRIARFREENKAPRRELREWRAAARSLFGDDASTAGLETALASFLPADRACSLSADVFTAAQALVDADERRLVLARLDKFRALRQQTRGGHRLATRRR; the protein is encoded by the coding sequence ATGTCAACGCCATCGGcgtcgcggaagaaggcaggcgccgggcgcccggagggcgcggcgaaccagcatgcccgcgcctcctccacggcTTCCCCGGCGTCGGCTCGAAGCACCGGCGGTCTCGCGGAGTCCTCAGCCACGGGCGAGTATGAGGAGCTCGTCGCAGGTCTCCTGCCGCCACAGGTGCGGTTTGCGGCTGGCACGTTCGACTTCAATCAAGATCTTCAGAGTCAGCAGTTCGTCGAGCATCAGGCTCAAAACGCGCAGGGGTCGCGCATGCTCGCCTCCGAGTGGGTACCGACGCTCCATGCCCTCCAGCGCTTCGCTCTCGAGGGCGTGGGCTCGGGATCTGCCTCTTCGTTTGCGGACAGAGTCCTCTCTGCGTGGCTGAATCTGCCTCCGCCGACATCGCAGAAGAGCGCCGACGTGGAgaaggagggcgaagcgcccAAGGACGAGAAAAACGACGCACGCGAGGTCGCTGAGCGACATCTCTTTTCCAAGTGTTTGCAGGCTCTGGAGGAAGACCTCGCTGCGttggcaggcgacgagggtgaaggcgacgcccgatcgacagcagcagctgaggGAGGCAAGAGTAAGACTTCGACatcgcgcgtcctcgcacAGCTCCAGAAGGCCCGGCTCTTTCAGCGAGGGGGGAGGCTTTTCACCTCGCTCAACGCTGACGAGGATGCGATCTACACGTCCAGCGATGACGAGGTGTCGGCTGTCGCGGGAGACGCCAAAGACGCCTCCGGCCTTTTCCCCAAGGAACCGAGTCGACACGACGCCTCCGTCCTCCCTCTTCGGCACGccctccgctcgctgcgaagagttcagcgccgccgcatgcaggctgAGCACTTGCTTCTGCAGTGGCAGGGCAGCGACGGAGATTTGGCCGGCCTGCAAACAGTTCTGAGTCTCTGGGCGAAGGACGGAATCTACTCTgtggcggcgggcgtcgctaCAGAAGCTGAGAGGTCCGCGGCGTCCGGCGGGGTGGGCGGCGCTGGGGTTacgggcgacgcagcgaacaGTCGAGACTGGGCGCACGCAGCTGAGGAGCTTCGCCGCATTGCGCGCTTCCGCGAGGAGAACaaggctccgcggcgcgagctgagAGAGtggagggcggccgcgcggagtCTCTTTGGCGACGACGCTTCGACGGCTGGGCTGGAGACAGCGCTCGCCTCTTTTTTGCCTGCGGACCGAGCCTGCAGCCTGAGCGCCGATGTGTTcacagctgcgcaggcccTAGTTGATGCGGATGAGAGGCGCCTTGTGCTCGCCCGGCTGGACAAGTTCCGGGCCCTGCGTCAGCAGACGCGGGGGGGGCACAGGCTTGCCACGCGAAGGAGGTGA
- a CDS encoding hypothetical protein (encoded by transcript BESB_012670), protein MSSLPRAAENGSPSAAQVSQADGYRHLSARLPGRMATTGEAKQSAGTRDVITKSPRRGAAQNLADKRPDGSRRNTEKGVGAGTEVEVAAERPCRRKPAHTALLATNDEGVDPTESILLQRVNALLHEVSSRCVQYGLGCRCMKSPEAKAQLGIGDATTDLRPGLEADPTAERGVEEGSRVQPPAGVALSSGKPEKSQTTAPFAANSLGARDSRSAVARAFSHEPLSLAYHDLGMHAANSAEQGLETRNQPERSASIAPSQDSSGRLGSLPEGYTSAERLLSPSASLSALETRSLLDVSEKVLRLLSASGEQRRSSASGETAPERARHRRSRLPDDFSAEPRHVPLVSRRSKVLNPQTEEGEAVTFSVSRGGSRGARRRGSEATSHRERTTDSAEGCAESRTSRRARSRTLRCCTNTAALALSDWSDTFLERNAFSQSHAQQPCGVLHRVESPQPKPPQGGAASNPPNGGSEQMRADARSSGAEDGTKTLPASVAGRSDSPPSQVTPVQTAPHSANDDAPLVAAAPDGDAGRAEEFHGAFSPSPSTSSTSDSEAAPHSSLHTPYYAQRRRRTAVRPRGDQERVQSPTSGLYVPDCFQPSPRLSPSRIVKGDDSPVSSPSPLLSPLAPPVPRREEAAERFLGLRDNRESSTTSWAPTPTPNYLSKSPSFDLLRPDCSPRAAARPPAPPPAHTEAPSRTSTDVDNWFLTREEGLGCSSFTQSSTASAFCASESTASLRRRRAACRVNPCLPLSATVYSPLGIPQGSSAIPVHSAGHSRSHAAACTRIDTRPGSCDVYPRDVSSCRLPLRDSRSVPLQSSRSLGKDSGATVFSSSLPSRSQGQLSSGVPVSPGHGGAERELYASEADVGSAVSEGRGGLDESSLAGGAGKLVSGSGRPPSSGSGSCRMFSKSTREGTTSSAAEDTAEEVLSCSLRGRLSSGASRIGGSDPSFEATGGERAGEAEGRACIPCFPHGGGKPESEGETSTGRTAEWNTWEEDVLELEEQPPSISASRVRWNQERPRHEARDSLRGAEALASEMASRAAPPHASTGVNSDGLPELDRPNRVQKLSGNSDQATVRDGDDLIRGADSSEPVPELSKPTILSSAAGSRPQPMTYRAKFEGITLPPAGRHAVSPPAGSEEPLTPLPAGGPLPQADSVCTTRLQAANSEPLRNQHLGSVCGGASLLPGEARGDEGRGQYGYRDRRGTVLGEEDTDLEPHASVQRGALREAPKCRMPLSAEPYGTAGSVQDAARDSPGHTSGEPAEKVGAEAERGYASARPSQEDARNGGRSLGGSSGIGYHSLGSRPSYLASGHTSWIGFREPTLCSGETLPASSRVGASSAHASAARFRQAAAFRVAAQDCAGGTRRHCCSVEHASCAWAGCGFGGTPEAGSSLARRRSIQSLSARDKSGECAESPVTRARVRRRAAALFRELVRAEALQPDAAEALRLAVQKQLYGAKSAGSGSGVACSSEDEELRHCTFRPQINRRSSTQNCLPRIPWWQRLYSGYRVPEMKREIQLLQEDVEFMTGKTDARDEASDDKGKEQKQERRHTRPGARLVSRDLSRRRQREEQVGKEREQTSWTGAALPPRHKGATENEHVANLQSRQEVSWVPEVEYETSPFASPPAYNRPIRKCVRFASPSPTRAAPSSRQRTQTENRSFGIVRSCLRETREQAPTASACLTTCLRRGQSAVVNKFTPNTPSTRAARDGRYDQAGRPFCEAQDGFSYACGESTVARGARSHNSELHARTKGWKSPSRGNGGHVDWREEQDGTSKISRELLRTYLGGRNFVPEWLDVR, encoded by the coding sequence ATGTCAAGCCTCCCTCGGGCTGCGGAAAATGGTTCCCCGTCGGCTGCTCAAGTCTCGCAAGCGGACGGATATCGCCATCTCTCTGCTCGCTTACCAGGCAGGATGGCGACCACTGGAGAGGCCAAGCAGTCTGCGGGCACTAGGGACGTCATCACGAAGTCCCCccgtcgaggcgctgcccaAAATCTTGCCGACAAGAGACCCGATGGCTCCAGAAGGAACACGGAGAAGGGCGTGGGAGCAGGCACCGAAGTAGAGGTGGCAGCGGAACGCCCGTGCCGGCGGAAGCCTGCGCATaccgctctcctcgcgacGAACGATGAGGGGGTCGACCCGACAGAGTCGATtttgctgcagcgcgtgaaTGCTCTCCTCCACgaagtctcctcgcgctgtgTGCAGTACGGTCTGGGATGCCGCTGCATGAAAAGCCCAGAGGCGAAAGCACAGTTGGGGATCGGAGACGCCACCACAGATTTGCGTCCGGGTCTAGAAGCCGACCCCACAGCCGAGCGGGGCGTAGAGGAAGGCAGCCGGGTTCAACCTCCAGCAGGCGTCGCGCTTTCGTCAGGAAAGCCGGAAAAGAGTCAAACAACTGCACCATTTGCAGCGAATAGTCTGGGTGCAAGGGATTCGAGAAGCGCAGTCGCTAGAGCGTTCTCGCATGAGCCACTGTCTTTGGCTTACCACGATCTCGGTATGCATGCAGCAAATTCGGCTGAGCAAGGACTCGAGACTCGTAACCAGCCAGAGAGGTCGGCTTCCATCGCTCCCTCGCAGGACAGCAGCGGTCGCCTAGGCTCCCTTCCTGAGGGCTACACCTCCGCAGAGAGGCTGCTGAGCCCCTCTGCTTCTTTGTCCGCTCTCGAGACGCGCTCTTTGCTCGACGTCTCTGAAAAGGTTCTCAGATTGTTGTCAGCCTCTGGTGAACAACGGcgttcctctgcctctgggGAGACAGCCCCAGAACGCGCTAGGCACCGGCGATCGCGTTTACCAGATGATTTTTCCGCGGAGCCAAGGCACGTCCCGCTTGTCTCGCGGCGGTCCAAGGTGCTGAATCCGCAAacggaggagggggaggcagtgaccttctctgtctccaggggcggctctcgcggggctcgccgacgcggctcTGAGGCGACTTCACACAGGGAGCGCACCACAGATTCCGCAGAGGGGTGCGCGGAGAGCAGAACCTCTCGCAGGGCGAGAAGTCGCACGCTTCGGTGCTGCACCAACACAGCAGCTTTGGCTCTCTCTGATTGGTCCGACACGTTCTTGGAAAGGAATGCGTTCTCCCAGTCGCACGCACAACAGCCATGCGGGGTCCTCCACAGAGTTGAATCTCCGCAGCCAAAGCCACCTCAGGGGGGTGCAGCCTCTAATCCACCGAATGGGGGGAGCGAGCAGATGAGGGCGGATGCGCGTTCATCGGGGGCGGAGGATGGAACTAAGACACTGCCTGCCTCCGTCGCAGGCAGAAGTGATAGTCCCCCAAGCCAGGTGACCCCCGTACAGACGGCGCCACACTCCGCGAACGACGACGCCCCGCTCGTTGCCGCTGCACCAGATGGAGACGCAGGGAGAGCAGAAGAGTTTCATGGAGCgttctcgccctcgccgtcgaccAGCAGTACCTCGGACTCAGAGGCTGCGCCTCACTCATCTTTGCATACCCCATACTATgctcagcggcggaggcggaccgCCGTGCGCCCGCGGGGCGACCAGGAGCGGGTTCAGAGCCCCACGTCCGGCCTCTACGTCCCTGATTGTTTCCAGCCTTCccctcgtctgtctccttctcgaaTTGTGAAGGGCGATGACTCTCCAGTGTCGAGCCCCTCGCCGCTCCTATCGCCTCTGGCTCCTCCAGTAccgcggagggaggaggctgcagaaCGCTTTCTGGGCCTGAGAGATAATCGTGAATCTTCAACTACGTCCTGGGCCCCAACCCCTACTCCAAACTACCTCTCAAAGTCGCCTTCGTTTGATTTACTGCGGCCGGACTGTTCTCCAAGAGCTGCTGCACGGCCCCCTGCGCCCCCGCCGGCTCATACTGAGGCTCCGTCTCGCACCTCGACGGACGTGGACAACTGGTTTCTCACGCGGGAGGAGGGGCTGGGCTGTTCGTCGTTCACACAGTCGTCGACTGCCTCAGCTTTCTGTGCTTCCGAGTCAACGGCGTCtttgaggcggaggcgagccgcctgTCGAGTGAATCCCTGTCTGCCGCTTTCTGCGACTGTTTATTCTCCATTGGGCATTCCGCAAGGATCGTCTGCCATTCCAGTTCATTCTGCTGGTCACTCGCGTTCTCATGCTGCCGCATGCACTCGCATCGACACCCGCCCGGGCAGTTGCGATGTGTACCCCCGCGATGTGTCGTcctgccgcctgcctcttcgAGACAGTCGCTCCGTGCCTCTTCAGTCCTCTCGTTCTTTGGGCAAAGATTCCGGGGCGACTGTTTTCAGCTCATCTCTACCTTCTCGCTCGCAGGGACAGCTATCGTCTGGAGttcctgtctctcctggTCATGgtggcgcagagcgagagtTGTATGCCTCGGAGGCAGATGTTGGCTCGGCCGTCAGtgaaggcagaggcggcctcgacgaATCGAGCTTGGCTGGCGGGGCCGGAAAACTTGTCTCTGGAAGCGGTcggccgccttcttccgGCTCGGGATCCTGCCGCATGTTTTCCAAATCGACCCGCGAAGGTACAACGAGCAGTGCAGCGGAGGACACTGCAGAGGAAGTTCTCTCTTGCTCGCTTAGGGGCCGACTCTCGAGCGGTGCTTCTCGCATTGGAGGATCAGATCCTTCTTTCGAGGCGACAGGTGGAGAGCGTgccggagaggcggaagggcGTGCATGCATTCCTTGTTTTCCTCATGGGGGCGGGAAACCTgagagcgaaggagaaaCGTCGACCGGGAGGACAGCAGAGTGGAACACTTGGGAGGAAGACGTGCTTGAGCTCGAAGAACAACCCCCCAGCATAAGTGCCTCGCGCGTACGGTGGAACCaagagcggccgcggcacgaggcgcgcgatTCTCTGAGGGGCGCTGAAGCGCTAGCCTCCGAAATGGcttcgagagcggcgccgccgcatgcgtcaACTGGCGTGAACTCGGATGGTCTGCCCGAGCTGGATCGCCCTAACAGGGTGCAAAAACTGAGCGGCAACAGCGATCAGGCAACTGTACGCGATGGAGACGATTTAATTCGAGGGGCGGATTCTTCAGAACCCGTGCCAGAACTCAGCAAGCCAACGATACTGTCTAGCGCGGCCGGCAGCAGACCTCAACCAATGACTTACCGGGCGAAATTCGAAGGTATTACGTTACCGCCCGCTGGGCGTCATGCTGTGTCTCCGCCAGCAGGCTCAGAGGAGCCTTTGACCCCACTGCCCGCTGGAGGGCCGCTTCCACAAGCCGACAGCGTGTGCACGACGCGCCTCCAGGCAGCGAACTCTGAACCGCTGCGAAATCAACACCTGGGGAGCGTCTGTGGTGGCGCATCTCTCTTGCCTGGAGAGGCTCGCGGGGATGAAGGGCGGGGTCAGTATGGATATCGTGACAGGAGAGGCACGGTgctgggcgaggaggacacGGACTTGGAGCCGCACGCCAGCGTGCAGCGAGGAGCACTGCGCGAAGCTCCGAAGTGTCGCATGCCACTCTCGGCAGAACCCTACGGGACGGCGGGCAGTGTTCAAGACGCCGCCCGAGACAGCCCAGGGCATACGTCCGGAGAGCCGGCGGAGAAAGTCGGTGCAGAGGCTGAAAGGGGATACGCGTCTGCGAGACCTAGCCAGGAAGACGCAAGGAATGGTGGAAGGTCtctcggcggcagcagcggcatcGGTTACCATTCATTAGGTAGTCGCCCCTCATACCTAGCTTCGGGCCACACAAGCTGGATTGGGTTCAGGGAGCCTACGCTTTGCTCTGGGGAGACACTGCCCGCAAGCAGCAGAGTCGGGGCCTCCAGCGCccacgcctccgcagcacgGTTCCGGCAAGCAGCGGCCTTCCGTGTTGCAGCTCAGGATTGCGCAGGCGGGACGCGGAGGCATTGCTGCAGCGTCGAGCATGCTTCCTGCGCCTGGGCAGGgtgcggcttcggcggcaCACCGGAGGCGGGCTCTTCtctcgcgagacgcagatCGATCCAGAGCCTTTCCGCGCGAGACAAGTCGGGGGAGTGCGCTGAAAGCCCCGTGACCCGCGCACGCGTGAGGCGCCGGGCTGCCGCCCTGTTTCGAGAGCTCGTGAGGGCAGAGGCCCTACAGCCTGACGCAGCCGAGGCTCTCCGTCTCGCTGTTCAGAAGCAGCTCTACGGCGCGAAAAGCGCTGGCAGCGGCTCCGGAGTGGCCTGCTCGAGTGAGGACGAGGAGCTCCGACACTGCACGTTCCGGCCCCAAATAAAtcgacgcagcagcacgcagAACTGCCTTCCTCGTATCCCGTGGTGGCAGCGCCTCTACAGCGGTTACAGAGTTCCAGAGATGAAGCGGGAGATTCAACTCCTACAGGAGGATGTCGAGTTCATGACTGGAAAGACAGACGCCAGAGATGAGGCGTCGGACGACAAAGGTAAAGAGCAGAAACAGGAAAGGAGGCACACTCGGCCGGGCGCTCGACTTGTCAGTCGCGATCTctcgcgacggagacagcgagaggagcAAGTCGGCAAAGAACGCGAACAAACTTCGTGGACAGGAGCGGCGCTGCCCCCCAGACACAAAGGGGCAACGGAAAACGAGCACGTCGCAAATCTCCAAAGTCGACAGGAGGTTTCGTGGGTCCCTGAAGTCGAGTATGAAACGAGCCCgtttgcgtcgcctccggcaTACAACAGACCAATTCGCAAATGTGTTCGCTTCGCGAGTCCCAGTCCGACGAGGGCTGCCCCCTCCTCCCGCCAGCGGACGCAGACGGAGAACCGAAGCTTTGGAATCGTACGATCTTGCCTCCGTGAAACCAGAGAGCAAGCACCCACGGCCTCCGCGTGCCTCACCACCTGCCTGAGACGAGGCCAGTCAGCGGTCGTCAATAAATTCACACCAAATACTCCCTCTACCCGCGCGGCCAGAGACGGTAGATACGATCAAGCCGGACGCCCGTTCTGCGAAGCTCAGGATGGCTTTTCTTATGCGTGTGGAGAGTCTACGGTCGCGAGAGGTGCTCGGTCCCACAACTCCGAGCTGCATGCTAGGACGAAGGGATGGAAGTCCCCGAGTAGAGGGAATGGAGGACATGTCGACTGGAGAGAAGAGCAGGACGGAACAAGTAAAATTAGCAGAGAGTTGCTTCGCACATACCTGGGGGGCCGCAATTTCGTCCCTGAGTGGCTCGATGTACGGTAA